The Rhodocytophaga rosea genome has a segment encoding these proteins:
- a CDS encoding peptidase domain-containing ABC transporter has protein sequence MKNIVKIKQHDITDCGAACLTSIAAHYKLRLPIARVRQYTSTDTKGTNVLGLVQAATGLGFTAKGVKGTFESLFKIPTPAIAHVVMQGGLHHFVVIYGVTKQYIIVMDPADGKKHNLLHEEFKKQWSGVLVILMPGSDFKKGNEKKTIFSRFYSLIRPHKSILIQALVGALIYTVLGLSTSLYVQKIVDHVLPSGNYNLMNLMGVLMIVLLLIQVFIGSFKGIFALKTGQQIDAGLILGYYKHLLTLPQHFFDTRRTGEIISRVNDAVKIRFFINDVALNLIVNVCIVVFSFALMFSYYWKLALITLCVLPLYTLVYFIVNAINRKQQRKVMEHTAELESQLVESINAAGTIKRFGVESYANLKTETKFIALLRNVYGSNLNSLFASQASEFISRLFTIILLWAGAFFVLENLLTAGELLSFYALLGYLTGPATSLIGMNKTIQEALIAADRLFEIMDLEREERENKIEMTPEMSGDIQFSDVCFRYGSRAAIFENLTLSIPAGKVTAIVGESGSGKSTLMSLLQNMYPLTGGNISIANHSIKHISHQSLRKIVSVVPQKVDLFSGTVIENIAVGVFQPDMKRILRICHDLGITQFVEKLPNGFLSQLGENGANLSGGQRQRIAIARALYREPEILIMDEATSSLDTLSEKYVQKTIEKLRAAHKTVIIISHRLSSIMHADKIIVLESGKVTEEGTHQQLKLYGKKYSSLWAEQFPAEEKAIFNMLTS, from the coding sequence ATGAAAAACATAGTAAAAATAAAGCAGCATGACATTACCGATTGTGGTGCTGCTTGTCTTACCTCTATTGCGGCACATTATAAACTCCGGCTCCCCATTGCCAGAGTCCGGCAATACACTTCAACCGATACCAAAGGAACCAATGTATTAGGGCTTGTTCAGGCAGCTACCGGGCTGGGATTTACGGCAAAAGGGGTAAAAGGTACTTTTGAGAGCCTGTTCAAAATTCCTACTCCTGCCATCGCACATGTAGTGATGCAAGGGGGCTTACACCATTTTGTGGTGATCTATGGGGTTACCAAACAATATATAATTGTCATGGACCCGGCCGATGGAAAAAAACATAATCTGCTGCATGAGGAGTTTAAGAAACAATGGTCAGGGGTGCTGGTCATTTTAATGCCGGGTTCTGATTTTAAAAAAGGCAATGAGAAAAAAACTATCTTCTCCCGCTTTTATTCTCTGATACGTCCCCATAAAAGTATACTTATACAGGCATTGGTCGGAGCGCTGATCTATACGGTACTGGGGCTTTCTACGTCTTTGTATGTACAGAAGATTGTAGACCATGTGCTCCCTAGTGGCAACTATAATCTGATGAACCTGATGGGGGTACTCATGATTGTTTTGTTACTGATACAGGTTTTCATCGGATCATTTAAGGGAATTTTCGCTTTAAAAACCGGTCAGCAGATTGACGCAGGGTTGATTCTTGGCTATTATAAACACCTGCTGACATTGCCTCAACATTTTTTTGATACCAGGCGCACCGGAGAAATTATTTCACGGGTGAATGATGCGGTAAAAATCCGTTTCTTTATCAATGATGTAGCCCTGAATCTGATCGTGAATGTGTGTATTGTGGTTTTTTCCTTTGCGCTGATGTTTTCCTATTACTGGAAGCTGGCCTTAATTACCCTGTGTGTGCTGCCGCTCTATACCCTGGTGTATTTTATAGTTAATGCTATTAACCGCAAGCAGCAACGCAAAGTGATGGAGCATACCGCAGAACTCGAATCACAGTTAGTAGAGTCAATAAATGCGGCAGGTACCATCAAAAGATTTGGTGTAGAATCCTATGCCAACCTGAAAACAGAAACCAAGTTTATTGCTTTGCTAAGAAATGTATATGGCTCTAATCTGAACAGCTTGTTTGCTTCCCAGGCTTCTGAATTCATTTCCAGGCTGTTTACCATTATTCTGCTCTGGGCAGGTGCTTTCTTTGTCCTGGAAAACCTATTAACAGCCGGTGAATTATTATCTTTTTATGCCTTGCTTGGCTATCTGACCGGACCAGCGACTTCATTAATAGGCATGAATAAAACCATTCAGGAAGCCCTCATAGCCGCTGACCGGCTGTTTGAGATCATGGACCTGGAAAGAGAGGAAAGGGAAAATAAAATAGAGATGACCCCGGAGATGAGTGGCGATATTCAATTTAGTGATGTTTGCTTCCGCTATGGTTCCAGGGCTGCTATTTTTGAAAATCTCACCCTTAGCATTCCAGCAGGAAAAGTGACTGCGATTGTGGGAGAAAGTGGTTCAGGAAAATCAACGCTGATGTCCTTGCTGCAGAACATGTATCCGCTTACCGGAGGAAACATTAGTATTGCCAACCATTCTATTAAACACATCAGCCACCAGAGTTTAAGAAAAATAGTAAGTGTGGTTCCCCAAAAGGTTGATTTGTTCTCAGGCACGGTTATCGAAAATATTGCAGTAGGTGTTTTTCAGCCGGATATGAAACGGATTTTAAGAATTTGCCATGATCTGGGTATTACCCAATTTGTAGAAAAACTACCTAATGGATTTCTTTCTCAATTGGGAGAGAATGGAGCTAACTTATCAGGAGGCCAGAGACAAAGAATAGCCATTGCCAGAGCCTTATACCGGGAGCCGGAAATACTGATTATGGATGAAGCCACTTCATCCTTAGATACCCTTTCAGAAAAGTATGTTCAGAAAACCATTGAGAAATTAAGGGCTGCCCACAAAACCGTTATTATTATTTCGCACCGCTTGAGCAGCATCATGCATGCTGATAAGATTATTGTATTGGAGTCTGGCAAAGTAACAGAGGAAGGAACACATCAACAGTTAAAGCTGTATGGAAAAAAATATTCCAGTCTATGGGCTGAGCAGTTTCCAGCCGAAGAGAAAGCTATTTTCAATATGCTTACTTCATAA
- a CDS encoding ABC transporter permease has translation MLRKGLVVFQFSISILLIGGTLAAYHQISYMRSTDLGVNISQTLVIQAPIIAGDYQTYRSKWEVFKNELQTNKGIKSVTASNTVPGKDFDWNQEGIHRKGANQESAVIYSMVEIDADYVPAYELQLVAGKNFEKPNGGGVLLNETAARNLGFASAEEAIGKRIVIPILGQTQEVRGVLKDYHQKSLQYKHDPIIYAFRPATKRFYSLKVDTHNLSQTLAQIEDSWKRIFPGNPLESFFLDDSFDEQYKADRQFGYLITFFSALAILVACMGLFGLISFTVIGRTKEIGVRKVLGASVSSIFLILSKDFLKLIVIASVVAWPLAYWSISRWLQNYEYHIEVKLWLLVLPSVLVIVIAMLTISFQTLKAAKTNPVKALKYE, from the coding sequence ATGTTGCGCAAAGGTTTGGTTGTGTTTCAGTTTTCCATCTCTATTCTGCTCATTGGTGGAACGCTAGCGGCCTACCACCAGATTAGTTATATGCGCAGTACTGACTTAGGGGTAAATATTTCCCAGACCCTAGTGATTCAAGCGCCCATTATAGCCGGAGATTACCAAACTTATAGGAGTAAATGGGAAGTATTTAAGAATGAACTGCAGACCAACAAAGGAATTAAAAGTGTAACTGCTTCTAATACTGTACCTGGTAAAGACTTCGACTGGAACCAGGAAGGCATACACCGAAAGGGGGCTAACCAAGAAAGTGCTGTTATCTACAGTATGGTAGAAATAGATGCTGACTATGTGCCTGCCTATGAACTTCAACTGGTAGCCGGCAAAAACTTTGAAAAGCCCAATGGAGGAGGCGTGTTATTAAATGAAACAGCTGCCCGTAACCTGGGTTTTGCTAGTGCAGAAGAAGCCATAGGTAAGCGGATTGTGATTCCTATTCTGGGCCAAACCCAGGAAGTAAGAGGTGTATTAAAGGATTATCATCAGAAATCTCTGCAATATAAACACGACCCAATTATTTATGCCTTCCGGCCTGCCACCAAGCGATTTTATTCCCTGAAAGTAGATACCCACAACCTTAGCCAGACCCTGGCACAAATTGAAGACAGCTGGAAGCGAATATTTCCGGGAAACCCGTTAGAGTCGTTTTTTCTGGATGACTCATTCGATGAACAATATAAAGCTGATAGGCAGTTTGGCTATCTGATTACTTTCTTTTCAGCATTAGCTATACTTGTGGCCTGTATGGGATTATTCGGTTTGATCTCTTTTACAGTTATCGGGCGTACGAAAGAAATTGGCGTACGAAAAGTACTTGGTGCTTCAGTAAGCAGTATCTTCCTGATTCTATCAAAAGATTTTTTAAAGTTAATTGTAATAGCATCTGTTGTAGCCTGGCCACTTGCTTACTGGAGTATAAGCCGCTGGTTGCAGAATTATGAATACCACATTGAAGTGAAACTCTGGCTGCTGGTGCTGCCCAGTGTATTGGTAATAGTTATTGCTATGCTCACCATTAGTTTCCAGACTTTAAAAGCAGCGAAGACTAATCCGGTAAAAGCCTTGAAGTATGAATAG
- a CDS encoding SDR family oxidoreductase, with translation MKEKNKINRRQVIGGLGMSLASVVVPPVFAASTADQSTPLGASSLIDPTTSYPKPPFKGQSQPWPGLASKMDPVPDHGEKSYKGSGRLMGRKALITGGDSGMGRAAAIAYAREGADVAINYMPDEEPDAREVVALIKAAGRKAIAIPGDIREEAFCQRLVAEAVKGLGGLDILVSNAARQQAKQSILDISTEEFDATMKTNIYAPFWIIKAAMPHLKPGAVIIGTTSEQATDPSADLYDYAQTKAATTNYVRSLAKQLAPKGIRVNGVAPGPIWTPLQVSGGATQEKLKGFGGDTPLGRPGQPVELASIYVQLADSDASYAIGQIYGATGGGGQP, from the coding sequence ATGAAAGAAAAAAATAAAATTAACAGACGTCAAGTAATCGGTGGCCTAGGTATGAGCTTAGCCTCTGTAGTGGTTCCACCAGTGTTTGCTGCTTCAACAGCTGATCAATCCACTCCATTAGGTGCATCATCCCTAATAGATCCTACCACTAGCTATCCAAAACCTCCTTTCAAAGGTCAATCCCAACCCTGGCCGGGGCTTGCCTCTAAAATGGATCCTGTGCCTGATCATGGAGAGAAAAGCTATAAAGGCTCCGGCCGGTTGATGGGACGTAAGGCTTTGATCACCGGTGGGGATTCCGGAATGGGACGTGCGGCCGCTATTGCCTATGCCAGGGAAGGAGCGGATGTAGCTATTAATTATATGCCCGATGAGGAGCCGGATGCACGAGAAGTAGTTGCCTTGATAAAGGCAGCCGGACGAAAGGCCATTGCCATTCCTGGAGATATCCGGGAAGAAGCTTTTTGTCAAAGACTAGTAGCAGAAGCCGTTAAGGGACTAGGAGGCCTAGATATTTTGGTAAGTAATGCGGCAAGGCAGCAAGCTAAGCAGTCAATTCTTGATATTTCCACCGAAGAGTTTGATGCGACTATGAAAACCAATATTTATGCTCCTTTTTGGATCATTAAAGCAGCCATGCCCCACCTAAAGCCAGGGGCAGTTATCATTGGTACTACTTCTGAGCAAGCCACTGATCCCTCAGCCGATCTATACGATTATGCCCAAACTAAAGCAGCTACCACTAATTATGTCAGATCCCTTGCCAAACAGCTAGCCCCAAAAGGGATTCGTGTCAATGGTGTAGCCCCCGGACCTATCTGGACTCCTTTGCAAGTAAGTGGCGGAGCCACACAGGAAAAGCTTAAAGGCTTTGGAGGGGACACCCCACTAGGCAGGCCTGGTCAGCCGGTAGAACTAGCTTCTATTTATGTACAACTTGCCGACAGTGATGCAAGCTATGCCATAGGGCAAATCTATGGAGCTACCGGCGGCGGTGGTCAACCTTAA
- a CDS encoding HlyD family secretion protein, which translates to MQNQIYPPQIIENSAETYIAEISTRSQIIYSSILLSILCIIVALPFITVDVSMQSPGIIRPTAEKNEVKSLLSGKVQEVFVKDNQNIAQGQPLLMVGSETLDSKLKLNGELQLEKQTYIQDLQKLVRIDTASIFQVKGISSALYRQQYNQFLYRLSESSQTKNRKAKELLIDKKLYDEKVIAQREYENKVFEYENALAYYLSAIQGQLSGWQSDLTANTRLLSELQAEEKQLLKEKELCTIKSPVAGTLQQFYGISPGSTIHSNQVLGIVSPDSDILVECYIPPKDIGFIKQDMKVYFQVDAFNYNEWGLVSGKVMQVASDIEMINDQPVFKIKCKLDKDFLQLKNGYQGKLKKGMTVRARYILTERSLYQLIFDQANDWINPLVASQS; encoded by the coding sequence ATGCAGAATCAAATTTATCCTCCTCAGATTATTGAGAATAGTGCTGAAACCTATATCGCCGAAATTTCTACCAGAAGCCAGATCATTTATTCCTCTATTTTACTTTCCATCCTTTGTATTATTGTTGCCCTGCCTTTTATTACAGTAGATGTGTCTATGCAAAGTCCGGGAATTATCCGGCCAACGGCTGAGAAAAATGAGGTAAAATCTTTATTATCCGGTAAGGTACAAGAGGTATTTGTAAAAGATAATCAGAACATTGCTCAAGGACAGCCTTTGTTAATGGTTGGATCAGAAACCCTGGATAGCAAACTCAAACTCAATGGGGAACTACAACTCGAAAAACAGACCTATATCCAGGATTTGCAAAAACTAGTAAGGATAGATACCGCCTCCATCTTTCAGGTAAAAGGGATTTCTTCTGCCCTGTACCGCCAGCAATATAACCAGTTCCTCTACCGCCTTTCGGAGAGCAGTCAGACTAAAAACAGAAAAGCAAAGGAATTACTTATTGATAAAAAACTATATGACGAGAAAGTGATCGCCCAGCGGGAATACGAAAACAAAGTGTTTGAATATGAGAATGCGCTTGCTTATTATCTGTCGGCCATTCAGGGACAGCTGAGCGGGTGGCAATCGGACCTAACTGCTAATACCCGACTGCTTTCAGAACTACAAGCAGAAGAAAAACAACTCCTGAAAGAAAAAGAACTTTGTACCATTAAATCACCTGTTGCAGGCACTTTGCAGCAATTTTATGGTATTTCCCCTGGAAGTACTATTCACAGTAACCAGGTGCTTGGAATCGTTTCACCAGATTCTGATATACTAGTAGAATGCTACATTCCTCCCAAAGATATAGGTTTTATCAAACAAGATATGAAGGTCTATTTTCAGGTAGATGCCTTTAATTATAATGAATGGGGATTGGTGTCGGGAAAAGTAATGCAGGTAGCCTCCGATATAGAAATGATTAACGATCAGCCGGTGTTTAAAATAAAATGTAAACTGGATAAAGATTTCCTCCAGTTGAAAAATGGCTATCAGGGAAAATTAAAAAAAGGCATGACGGTACGGGCCAGATATATTCTTACCGAAAGAAGCTTATACCAGCTTATTTTTGATCAGGCCAATGACTGGATCAATCCACTCGTTGCTTCCCAATCCTAA
- a CDS encoding ABC transporter permease, with translation MLVNYLIIAYRNLLRHKVFSAITISGLAISMSAFLLIWQYVYFEKSYDSFHEQGQYLYRIDRITEKNGEKLNEGNQTALAHGPALKEDLSEVADFCRLHPAYGETIVSYENHNYKEHNLYYVDASFLQMFTFPLLKGDKNAVLGEHNSLIISESTAKKYFREQDPIGKTLTIHDLGGKHLYMVKGIFADVPANTALTEDVHDKKNIKFDFLLSNHEITQLNFYRNDPWEWTNFITFVHLHPWADPATVQTKLNLLGKKYTSKGMAKAGLEVKNFLKPVLQIHTHAHINLVTGVSTLSETGKTIVYLSIIALFILGIGYINYINLSTARAMERAKEVGIRKVVGASRMQLIKQFLLDAILISAIAFVVAITTVQLALPYYKRFTGKAIPSIWQYGPEFWGMLAMVFILGAILSGV, from the coding sequence ATGCTTGTAAACTATCTTATCATAGCCTATCGTAATCTGCTTCGTCACAAAGTTTTCTCGGCTATTACCATTTCGGGCCTTGCCATTAGTATGTCGGCTTTCCTGCTGATATGGCAATATGTCTATTTCGAAAAAAGCTACGATTCTTTTCATGAACAAGGCCAGTACCTCTACCGTATCGACCGGATAACGGAGAAGAACGGAGAAAAACTAAATGAAGGCAACCAGACAGCCCTTGCTCATGGACCCGCTTTGAAAGAGGATCTATCCGAAGTGGCAGACTTTTGCCGTTTGCACCCTGCTTATGGAGAAACCATTGTTTCGTATGAAAACCACAACTACAAAGAACATAATCTGTATTATGTAGATGCTTCTTTCCTGCAAATGTTCACTTTTCCCTTACTAAAAGGAGATAAGAATGCCGTACTCGGTGAACATAACAGTCTAATTATATCCGAATCAACTGCAAAAAAATATTTTAGGGAACAAGACCCTATTGGCAAAACCCTAACGATTCATGATTTAGGCGGTAAACACCTGTATATGGTAAAAGGCATATTCGCCGATGTACCGGCTAATACTGCTCTGACGGAAGATGTGCATGATAAGAAGAATATAAAATTCGACTTTCTGTTGTCCAATCACGAAATTACGCAGTTAAACTTTTACAGGAATGACCCCTGGGAGTGGACCAATTTTATCACCTTTGTACACTTACACCCTTGGGCAGACCCGGCTACTGTGCAAACCAAGCTCAACTTGTTGGGTAAAAAATATACCTCTAAAGGTATGGCAAAGGCAGGGCTTGAGGTGAAAAACTTTCTAAAACCGGTGCTGCAGATTCATACACATGCGCATATCAACCTGGTCACCGGAGTAAGTACATTATCAGAAACAGGCAAAACAATTGTGTATCTGTCAATTATTGCCCTATTTATTTTAGGTATCGGTTATATCAATTATATTAATCTGTCAACTGCAAGGGCAATGGAGAGAGCCAAAGAAGTAGGTATCCGCAAAGTAGTAGGAGCCAGCCGTATGCAGTTAATTAAGCAGTTTTTGCTGGATGCCATCCTTATCAGTGCAATTGCTTTTGTAGTGGCCATTACAACGGTACAACTGGCCTTGCCCTATTATAAGCGTTTTACCGGTAAAGCCATTCCGTCCATCTGGCAGTATGGACCGGAATTTTGGGGAATGTTAGCAATGGTATTTATTCTGGGTGCCATACTCTCTGGTGTATAA
- a CDS encoding class IIb bacteriocin, lactobin A/cerein 7B family, giving the protein MENLNQIGLVELNSNELQEIEGGLIPLIIALAAFDACLWGYIALN; this is encoded by the coding sequence ATGGAAAATTTAAATCAAATTGGCTTAGTAGAATTAAATTCTAATGAATTGCAAGAAATCGAAGGTGGATTGATCCCATTAATCATCGCATTAGCTGCATTTGATGCTTGCTTGTGGGGATACATTGCATTAAACTAA
- a CDS encoding PA14 domain-containing protein yields MIQHLFYSWLLQARNASYAFFKTIGIKTNVKAGDWPTANLGYLLYLSFLSMFVVTAQAQILPTNNYSNLTKAGSNLFFTANNASGQAGLWKIDAIAGGPTLVKTVAASQLTAVGSNLYFSANEQETGYELWKSDGTPAGTVKVKDVPLQLPLSEYDYDSDIVTFRASIGLTGTNNLLYFTANNAIRNYELWRTDGTAAGTFKVMNVAVEPRYYDEPKAQDFRTVGNTLFFTVENTAVSDMGIYKTEGDPQSTILIKQAYSPQLLSPVNGILYFKVNNSGQIQLWKTTGTQAGTSLIKDLGLGFEIEENVAIGNNLYFRSTSSPTTTGYELWKSDGTAAGTRLVKDIYPGTQGSAPSSLVNVNGTLYFAAYTDTYGHALWKSDGTETGTTLVKDPFPGSASDNPYYLQLFYLINVNNTLYFVTRSESGGHILWKSDGTTAGTVKIKDTFGESLATLANFTNFNGVLYFTAANGAGIKLWKSDGTTAGTVPVETSTHQALNKLWDKTFGGNIEDELSITIATSDNGYLLAGYSYSGVSGDKSQASKGNADYWIVKTDASGNKLWDKTFGTSNSDALTAAIQTWDGGYLLGGYTNAGQGGDKSEPTRGGMDYWIVKTDASGNKLWDKRFGGTATDELKSILQLSDGNYLLAGISNSNQGGDKSQNSKSWNSGGSYPDFYDTWLVKINSSGVKLWDKTIGTYDDEKFGAVVASADGGYLVAVSYFTPLVEQYFVYYKVDSNGNVQWSGSAGNADGENVVTSAIQTQDGGYLVAGYSSSNAGPGKMENSKGGRDYFVVKLTGNGVKQWNKTIGGSSSDELSQVLQLSDNDYLLSGTSYSPMSGDKTENSAGADYWLVKLDANGNKLWDKTFGGSGDDKLKSLLQTVDKGYLLSGTSNSLISGDKTQLSRGSYDYWLLKTVGNSPEPITCSATGSILQEKWLNVTGNSVSAIPVNTAPASTSQLTSFETSANTGNNYGERIRGYLCVPASGSYTFYIAGDDKCELYISSDEDPSKKTLIASVPYSTAVKEWSKYASQKSVAISLVAGKKYYIEALHKEGIGDDKVAVGWQTPNQTTIAVIAGSYLSPYLVQLTGKISREFWANVTGYQISNIPLTTDATTIDEVTIFERATNQGENYGQRFRGYLHPQVSGNYRFYISGDDKAELWLSTDEDPSKKTKIALVSAYTALRQWDKYASQQSVVIALVAGRKYYIEALHKENTGNDNISVGWQLPNQTTISVIAGTFLSPFLASPSSSMARISVEESLPSRVSLYPNPFESKLTFVTQQAGKLYISVVDNLGRTVYQISTQVTSAETTLDLAYLKQGVYIVKVARENGATQVLKVVKQ; encoded by the coding sequence ATGATTCAACATTTATTTTACTCCTGGCTGCTACAGGCCAGAAATGCCAGTTATGCTTTTTTCAAAACTATTGGGATTAAAACCAATGTAAAAGCAGGCGATTGGCCTACGGCCAACTTAGGATACCTGCTTTATCTGTCTTTTTTGAGTATGTTTGTTGTAACGGCTCAAGCACAAATCCTACCCACTAATAATTATTCTAACCTTACTAAAGCAGGCAGCAATCTGTTTTTTACCGCTAACAATGCCAGTGGACAAGCTGGTTTATGGAAAATTGATGCTATCGCTGGTGGCCCTACACTTGTAAAAACAGTTGCTGCAAGTCAGTTAACGGCTGTTGGCAGCAACCTATATTTTTCAGCTAATGAACAGGAAACTGGCTATGAATTATGGAAAAGTGATGGCACTCCTGCCGGAACAGTAAAGGTAAAAGATGTGCCGTTACAACTGCCCCTTTCAGAGTATGATTATGATAGCGATATAGTTACCTTTCGTGCTTCTATTGGGCTGACAGGTACAAATAACCTATTATACTTTACAGCAAACAATGCCATACGCAATTATGAACTCTGGCGTACGGATGGTACAGCCGCAGGTACCTTTAAAGTGATGAATGTAGCTGTCGAACCCAGATATTACGATGAGCCCAAAGCTCAGGATTTTAGAACTGTTGGGAATACATTATTCTTCACTGTGGAAAACACCGCTGTATCTGACATGGGTATATATAAAACTGAGGGTGATCCACAAAGCACTATTCTTATTAAACAAGCCTATTCTCCACAATTACTCTCTCCGGTGAATGGAATCTTGTATTTCAAAGTTAATAACTCAGGTCAAATTCAATTATGGAAAACCACTGGTACCCAAGCAGGTACAAGTCTGATTAAAGATCTGGGTCTGGGATTCGAGATAGAAGAAAATGTGGCCATTGGTAACAATCTCTACTTTAGGTCAACTTCTTCTCCTACCACAACTGGCTATGAATTATGGAAAAGTGATGGAACAGCCGCTGGTACCAGGTTAGTAAAAGATATATATCCTGGCACTCAGGGTTCAGCCCCCTCTTCTTTAGTTAATGTAAATGGCACCTTGTATTTTGCTGCGTATACGGATACGTATGGTCATGCGCTTTGGAAAAGTGATGGAACAGAAACAGGTACCACATTAGTAAAAGACCCTTTTCCAGGTTCAGCAAGTGACAACCCTTATTATTTACAGCTTTTTTATTTAATCAATGTAAATAACACCTTGTATTTTGTAACCAGAAGTGAATCAGGTGGCCATATACTTTGGAAAAGTGATGGCACCACCGCAGGAACTGTTAAAATAAAAGATACTTTTGGAGAATCACTTGCAACACTTGCTAATTTTACAAACTTCAATGGCGTACTTTATTTTACAGCTGCTAATGGTGCAGGTATAAAATTATGGAAAAGTGATGGTACTACTGCAGGAACAGTTCCTGTTGAAACTTCTACTCACCAGGCGCTTAACAAACTATGGGATAAAACCTTTGGTGGTAATATAGAAGATGAGCTGAGCATCACGATTGCTACCTCTGATAACGGCTACTTACTAGCAGGATATTCTTACTCAGGAGTTTCCGGAGATAAATCCCAGGCGAGTAAAGGGAATGCAGATTACTGGATAGTAAAAACTGATGCCTCCGGCAACAAACTCTGGGATAAGACCTTTGGCACCTCCAATAGTGATGCGCTTACAGCTGCTATCCAAACTTGGGATGGAGGTTATCTACTGGGAGGTTATACCAACGCTGGTCAGGGTGGAGATAAATCGGAACCAACTAGGGGAGGCATGGATTACTGGATTGTGAAAACAGATGCTTCCGGGAACAAACTCTGGGACAAACGCTTTGGAGGTACAGCTACTGATGAATTGAAATCTATTTTGCAACTTAGTGATGGCAATTACCTGCTTGCAGGCATATCTAATTCTAACCAAGGTGGAGATAAGTCACAGAATAGTAAATCCTGGAATAGTGGAGGATCATATCCGGATTTCTACGATACATGGCTGGTGAAAATCAACAGTTCTGGCGTAAAACTCTGGGATAAAACCATTGGAACCTACGATGACGAAAAATTTGGCGCTGTTGTGGCTTCTGCTGACGGAGGCTATCTGGTAGCCGTATCGTATTTTACGCCTTTAGTTGAACAGTATTTTGTTTATTATAAAGTCGATAGCAATGGCAATGTGCAATGGAGCGGTTCAGCAGGAAATGCAGATGGAGAAAATGTAGTTACTAGTGCCATTCAAACACAGGATGGAGGCTATCTGGTGGCTGGTTATTCGAGTTCAAATGCAGGGCCCGGTAAAATGGAAAACAGCAAAGGCGGCCGAGATTATTTTGTTGTAAAATTAACAGGCAATGGTGTAAAGCAATGGAATAAAACCATTGGAGGTTCAAGCAGCGATGAACTTTCGCAGGTACTGCAACTTTCAGATAATGACTATTTGCTATCAGGAACCTCTTATTCGCCTATGAGTGGGGACAAAACAGAAAATAGTGCAGGAGCGGATTACTGGCTTGTTAAATTAGATGCAAATGGAAATAAACTCTGGGATAAAACCTTTGGAGGATCAGGGGATGATAAATTAAAATCACTGCTACAAACAGTAGATAAAGGATATTTGCTGAGTGGAACTTCTAATTCACTCATCAGTGGAGATAAAACACAGCTAAGCAGGGGTAGTTATGATTATTGGTTATTGAAAACAGTGGGCAATAGCCCCGAGCCTATCACTTGCAGTGCCACTGGCAGTATCTTGCAGGAAAAGTGGTTAAATGTAACAGGCAATTCGGTGAGTGCCATTCCGGTTAATACAGCTCCTGCTTCTACTTCCCAACTCACTTCCTTTGAAACTTCTGCTAATACCGGCAACAATTACGGAGAAAGAATCAGAGGCTACTTGTGTGTGCCTGCTAGCGGCAGCTACACCTTCTACATTGCAGGGGATGATAAATGTGAACTCTATATCTCATCAGATGAGGACCCTTCTAAGAAAACATTGATTGCCTCTGTGCCTTACTCTACAGCCGTAAAAGAGTGGAGTAAATATGCTTCTCAGAAATCAGTAGCCATTTCTTTAGTGGCAGGTAAAAAATATTACATCGAAGCTTTGCATAAAGAAGGAATAGGTGATGATAAAGTAGCCGTCGGCTGGCAAACACCGAATCAAACTACCATCGCAGTGATTGCAGGCAGCTATCTTTCCCCTTACCTTGTTCAACTAACAGGCAAGATCTCTAGAGAGTTCTGGGCTAATGTGACAGGGTATCAGATCAGCAATATTCCCCTTACCACAGATGCCACTACCATTGATGAAGTCACTATCTTTGAGAGAGCTACCAATCAGGGGGAAAACTATGGACAGAGGTTCAGAGGCTATCTGCACCCACAGGTGAGCGGAAATTACCGCTTCTACATATCCGGGGATGATAAAGCTGAGTTATGGCTTTCCACAGATGAAGATCCTTCAAAGAAAACAAAGATTGCTTTGGTGAGTGCTTATACTGCTCTGCGGCAGTGGGATAAATATGCTTCTCAGCAGTCAGTAGTAATTGCTTTAGTAGCCGGCAGAAAGTATTACATTGAAGCCTTGCATAAGGAAAACACCGGTAATGATAACATTTCTGTAGGATGGCAATTGCCTAATCAAACCACTATTTCAGTGATTGCAGGCACCTTCCTTTCGCCTTTCCTCGCCTCTCCTTCTAGTAGCATGGCCAGAATAAGTGTGGAGGAAAGCCTTCCTTCTAGAGTAAGTCTGTATCCCAATCCCTTTGAAAGCAAGCTAACCTTTGTTACCCAGCAAGCAGGTAAGCTTTACATCAGTGTAGTAGATAACTTAGGCAGAACAGTCTATCAAATCTCTACTCAAGTAACCAGTGCAGAAACAACGCTTGACTTGGCTTACCTGAAACAGGGTGTGTATATTGTCAAAGTTGCTAGAGAAAATGGGGCAACGCAGGTATTGAAGGTAGTCAAACAATAA